AAGACGACCTCCTTGAGCGGGTCGGGCGGGCGCACGCCGACGCGGCGGATCACCTCGTCGGTCACGGCCACCTCGCGGGGGATCTGCGGAACCAGCCCGGAGATCTGGGCCAGCCAGGGCAGGGTCACGTTCTGGTAAATCGGCTTTTCCAAAAACAGCCCGGTGCGCCGGGAAGGGGGCACGTAGGCGACGCCGCGGTCGATGGCCCGCCGCGGCCCGACGCCGACCGGCCGCCCCTCCAGGAGGATCCGGCCCGCGGTGGGCTTGAGCAGGCCGTACACCGCCTCACCCAGCTCGAAGTGGCCCGAGCCGATCAGGCCGTAAAGGCCCAGGATCTCCCCGGGGTGGAGCTGGAGGTGGACGTCGGTGAAGGTGCGCGGCCGCGTCAGGCCTTCCACCACGAGCACCGGCTGCGAAGCCGCGTGGCGGTCGACGACGGTGCGGCCGCCCATGTACGACTCTTCGAAGAAGGCGGCCTCCTTGCCCAGCATGAGCCGGACGAGTTCTTGTTTGTCGGTGGTTCCGGCCTCGAGCGTGGCTATTTTGCGCCCGTCGCGCAGCACCGTGACCCGGTCGGCCACCCAGGTGACCTCTTCGAGAAAGTGGGAGATGTAGACCACGGCCTTGCCCGAGCGCGCCAGGTTGCGGGTGAGCTCGAGCAGGTGGCGGGTCTCCATGGGGCTGAGCGCGCTCGTGGGCTCGTCCATGATGATCAGCTCCGCCCCCGAGGTGAGGGCGCGGGCGATCTCGGTGAGCTGGTGCACGCCCAGCGGGTAGCGCTCGAGCGGCTCACGGACGTTGACGTGCGCGAAGCCGAGCTCGGCCAGGATGGCCTCGGCCTCGCGGAAGATCCGCGGCCAGTCCACCACCCCGCCGCGCAGCGGCTGACGCCCCAGGAAGATGTTCTCGGCGACGGTGAGCTCGGGCATCACGCTCAGCTCCTGGTGGATCATGGCGATGCCCAGGTCCAGGGCGTGGCGCGGGTTCCTGAGGCGCACCGGCCGGCCCTGCCAGACCATCTCCCCCTCGTAGTCGGGGATGACGCCGGCGAGGATCTTCATCATCGTGGACTTGCCCGCGCCGTTCTCGCCGACGAGGGCGTGCACCTCGCCGCGGCGTACGTCGAAGTCGATGCCCGAAAGGGCCTGGATGCCGCCGAAGCGCTTGGCGACGTGGTGGAGCTCGAGCAAGGGTGCGGTCGTTTCCATGACGGGGAGGCGCCCCCGGCCCTCCGGGGCCGGGGGCCGGGGAGGCTAGGCCAGGAAGTGCTTCTCCTGCCAGAGCAGACCGGGGCCGGCGCCGATGCCGTAGCCCTTGAGCAGCCAGGGCTTGTCGGTCTTCTCCTTGCTCGGGGGCAGGATGGCGGGGCCGTCGGCGAGGATGAACTCGGGGATGTCCTTGCCGGGCATCTCCTTCTGCATGGCGGCGTAGTAGCCGGCCACCAGCGCGCCCCAGTGGATGCGCGCCGAGGAGTTGCGGGCGGTGGCGTGCAGCTTGCCGTCGAGTACCGCCTGAACCGCGGGCGGCATGCCGTCGATGCCGCCGAGGACGATCTCGTTCTCGCGGCCGGCGTTCTTGATCACGTGGTAGGCGGCCAGCGCCATGTCGTCGTTGTGGAAGAAGGCGGCGTCGATCTTCTTGTAGCGGTTGAGGAGGTTCTCCCAGAGCTGGGCCACCTTGGCCACGTCCCAGTCGGCGGGCGACTCGTCGATCACCTTGATGTCGGGGTAGCGCTTGACCACGTTGTAGAAGCCCTGTGCCCGGCCCTGGGCCCCGGTGTGGCCCAGCGAGCCCTGGGTCATGACGATGTTGCCCTTACCGCCGATGGCGTCCACCAGCGCCTGGGTGACCTGTTCGGCCATCCAGACGTTGTCGGGGGCGATGAAGGTGTGCTGCTTGATCTTGCCCCAGGGGGCGAGCATGGTGTCCATGGCGATGACCGGGATGCCCTTGTCGATCATCTTCTGCACCGGCTCCACCAGCGAGCCGATCGAGAGCGACTGGATGGCGACGAAGTCCCAGTCCTTGGCGGCCATGGCGTCCACGGCGGCGCGCTGCTTGGCGACGTCGAGCTGGCCGTCGTACCAGTGGATCTCGACGCCCAGCCACTCGCCCCACTGCTCGACGGTGTCCTTACCCTGGGCGCACCAGGTGGCCTGGAGGCCGGCGTTGGAGAAAGCGGCCTTGAGGGGCCGGTTCTTGCCCTCGGCGGCGCGCACGGTCTGCAGGAAGGCGGGGCCGGCGACGATGCCCATCGAGGCCAGGGCGCTCTGGATCATGAATTTACGGCGGCTAAGGTCGGGTTTACCCATTTTCAACGACTCCTTCGGTCGCACCCGCTGGGGTGCGGTGAATGCGAGGGGATTTCAGGCCGAACGGTCCGGTGCGGTTGGTCGCGCTCTCACCTCCCTCCTTGCTCACAGGGTCTTTCGGGACAGGGCTTCCCAGATGCGCCGCTCGTCGGAGTCGGCGGTCTTGAGGCGGCGCATGCTCAGCGCGACGTAGATCGTCTCGACGATGGCGATCTGGGCGATGCGCGACGAAGCGGCTTCCGGGCGCAGTTCGTGGTAGCTGGAGTAGAGGGTGACGTCGGCCTGCTGGGTGATGGGGGAGGAGAGCGATCCGGTGATGGCCACGGTGGCGGCTCCGTGCTTTTTAGCTTCCTCGAGCGTGAGCACGGGGTCGGTCGAGGCCCCGGTCTGGGAGATGCCGACGACCACGTCGTCCGGCCCCAGGAGGGCGGCGTGCATCAGCTGCAGGTAGGAGTCGGTCTGGATCCAGACGGGCAGACCCAGGCGGAAGAGGCGGTTGTAGAAGGTCTGGGCGATGGGCGCGGAGGTGCCCACGCCGATGATCAGGGTGCGCTTCGCGCCGTCGATGAGGTCGACGACGCGCTCGATACCGGCGACGTCGAGGCTCTGCAGGGTCTCCAGCAGCGCCCGGTTGGCGGCGGCGAAGACCTTCTGGGCGATCTCGCGGGGGCCGTCGGAGGGGTTGACGGTCTCGTGAATGAACTGCACCGGCGAGGCCAAGTCCTGGGTCAGGGCCACCTTGAAGTCGAGGTAGCCGCGGTAGCCGATGGCGCGGCAGAAGCGCAGCACCGAGGGGTCGCTCACCCCCGCCTGCTGTGCCAGCTTGGCCAGCGGCATGTGGATGACCTGTTCCGGGTGCTCGCGCACGTAGTCGGCCACCCGCCGTTCCGAGGGCGAGAGCTTGTCGTAAAAACTGTTGATGCGTGAGAGGACCCTTGCGTTCGTGGCCATGGTGTAGTCCCACTACCTCTGGGTTGTAGTGATTGTACCCCGGGCCGCGGCCGCTGTCAACGGCGGGTATAGGCTGATGGGGTGGAGCTGGACGTGCGTTTTCCCGCGAGTCTCGAGGCCCGCCTGATCCGGCGGGAGAACCGCTTCGTGGTGCGGGCCGTGGCCGGCGGTAAGGAGCTACGGCTGCACCTGCCCAACACCGGCCGGCTCGTCTGGTTGAAGCCGGAAACGCCGCTGCGCTACCTGTCCCGTTCGGGCGGCCGCACCCAGGGGCGGGTGCTGCTGGCGCGGGACGGGGCGGTCTGGGCGCTGCTCGACTCGGCGTACGCCGAGGCGGGGCTGCCGCGGTTGCTCGCGCGCTGGGGCTGGGGTTTCCTCGCCGCCCAGCCCCGGGTGGAGGGGAGCCGGCTCGACGCCCTCGTCCGCGACGCCGCAGGGCGCGAGCGATGGCTCGAGCTCAAGTCGGTCACCCACGTGGAGGCGGGGACCGCCTGCTTCCCCGACGCCCCGTCGGCGCGGGCGTTGCGGCACCTGCGGCTGCTCGCCCGGCACCGGGGGGCGCTCGTCTTCGCGGTGCTGCGGGCCGACGCCGCGCGCTTCGCCCCCTGCCCGGTCGACCCCGCCTTCGCGGGTGCGCTCTGCAGGGCGCTCGAGGCCGGGCTCTGGGCGCGGGCGGTACGGGCGCGCGTCGAGCCCGCGGGCCTCGTATGGGACGCGGAGCTCCCCCTATACTGTGGAGCGTGACGCGCGCGAGGAGGCCCGCAACGTGATCCCCGAAGGGACCCGCTACTACCTGCCGCCCGAGGCGCAGGCGCGGCTGCAGCTGACGCAGCGCTGGCGCGAGCTCTTCGCCGCCTGGGGCTACGCGCCGGTGGAGCTGCCGGCGCTGGAGATCTACGACGCCGCCCACCCGCTGGCGGAGCGCGCCTTCAAGCTGGTCGACAAGAGCGGCCGGGTGCTGGCGCTGCGCTCGGAGTTCACCACCGCGCTGGTGCGCATGGCGCGCAGCCAGCTCGAGTCCGCGGGCCCGCACCGGCTGCAGTACGCGGGGCGGTTGTGGCTGCGCGACAGCGAGGTGGGGCTGGGGCGCCTGCGCGAGTTCGCCCAGGTCGGCGTCGAGGTCTTCGGGGCCTCCTCGCCCCGGATCGACGCCGAGCTGCTGGCGCTCGCGGCCGAGGCGCTGGCGGCGGCGGGTCTGGAAGGTGCGCGCATCGAGGTGGGCCTGCCCGCCTTCGTGGCCGACCTGCTCGACGCCACCGGGTTGGAGCAGGAGCGCGTGCGGAAGTTGCACACCGCCATCGACCGCAAGAACACCCCGGAGCTGGCCGAGCGGCTCGAGCGTTACGGGGTGCGCGGAGCGCTGGCGGAGGCGCTCTTGGCGCTGCCCGACCTCTTCGGAGGGCGCGAGGTGCTGGCGGCGGCGCGGCGGCACGCGGTGAGCGAGCGCGCGCGCATCGACCTGGACTGGCTCGAGGAGGTGCTGGCGCTTTTGCCCGCAGGGCTCGAGCCGCTCTTCGACCTGGGCATGGCCCGGGCCTACGACTACTACTCGGGCATTCACTTCCGCGCCTACACCCCCGACTTCGGGCTGCCCCTCCTGGGAGGCGGCCGCTACGACGGCGCGGGGGTGCCCTTCGCCGCCGGGTTCGCGCTGGGCCTGGAGCGCGTCCTCGAGGCCGCCGGGCTTCCCGCGGCCGCGCCGGTGCCGGACGCGCTGGCGCTGGACGCGGCGACGGCCCGCGCCCTGCGCGCACAGGGGCTGGCGGTGGAGCTCGCCTGGACCGGCGACCTGGACGAACTCCGGGCCTACGCCAGGCGGCGCGGCATTCCCCGCATCGCCGGCCCCGAAGGCGAGGTGGCGCCGTGACCCTCTCCGGCTTCGACTGGGTGGTGGCCCTGCCCAAGGGCCGGATGATGGCCGATGCCTACCGCATCTTCGAGCGCGCGGGCTACCCGCTGCCCGCGGCCGCCGGCGAGCGCGAGCTGTGGCACGCGGGGGAGGGGGTGGCCGTGCTCGAGCTGCGCGGCGGCGACGTGCCCACCTACGTCGACCTGGGCATCGCCGACGTGGGCGTGGCGGGGCGCGACGTGCTGCTCGAGGCTGGTCGCGAACTCTACGAACCCGTGGACCTGGGTTTCGGCGCCTGCCGGCTCTCGCTCATCCGCCGGCCGGGCGACGAAGGGCCGGTGCGCCGGGTGGCGAGCAAGTACCCCCGGTTCACCCAGGCCTGGCTGCGTTCGCGCGGCCTGGTGGCCGATGTGGTCAAGCTCTCGGGCAACGTCGAGCTGGCGGTGCTCACCGGCCTGGCCGACGCGGTGGTGGATGTGGTGCAGACCGGCAGCACCATCCGCGCCGCCGGTCTCGTCGAGGTGGAAGTGCTGGCGCGCTCCAGCGCCCGTTTGGTGGTCAACAAGAGCGCGCTCAAGCTCAAGCGCGCCGTGTTGCGTCCCCTTATCGAAGAACTGCGCCGAGCGACGCGGAAACCTGAAGGTTAGGAAAAGGCCCGGCGCGGAGCCGGGCTTTTCGATGCGCGTACAGGGTCTAGGGGCAGGTGAAGGAGCGGGTCGGACCGACCGCCAGGAAACCGGAGTGGCTTATGGGAACGCCAAAGATCGTTCCCGTCACAAGCTTTATCATGTAGCTGAAGGAATCGCTGCTCGTTACCAGGTCGTCCATCTGCACGGCGCCGGGAGCGGCCCTGAAAGAAGTTACCCCCCAGTCGTAACTTCCGCTGTAGCTTTCGCCGAAAGCACTCAGGTCGGGAAGTTCGTAGCTTTGCGCCGTGGTGATCACTGAGAATTCAAAAGGTGATTGTTTGATCGTCAGAAAGTAGCCGGGGGCCGGATTGAGGTTGCTGCTCCAGGCAAATCGGCTGCCAGGGCCGATACCGCTGGCGCCGTTGGCGGGCTCACTGAGCGTGGGCGGCTCGGGGACGGTCATAGCCAGGGCCTGGCTACTGGTGGGGACGGTGAACCAAGCGCCGCCCGCCAGAGCGCCGCTACCGTTTTTGAGGAGCACGGAAACCGATAGCAGGGCTTCGTCAATGTCCGGGCTGGTAAGGGTGAAGGCGCCGGTCATGGGGTTGGAAAAGGTGGCGGTCAGTATTTCACCGGCGCTGTCTTCGCTAAAGCGGACTCCGGCGGTAACTCCGTAAATAGCAGTTCCGCTATAGGGGGTGACGGTCAAGCTCAGTTCGTGGCCGTTCGGCGAGGTGAAGGGGTTCAGAGAAAAATCTTTACCCGCAAAATCGCCGCCGTCGGCGACCGTGAAGGCGTCGCTCTTCCCGACCGCGGTAAAAACTTTGGCGTTGCCGTCTGCGTCTTTGGTCCACTCCAGCGCGTGCAGGGCGCCGTGAGCACTGTCTGAGGCCAGGCTTGCGGTGACGTCGAAGTTGGTATTGCCGCTACCGTCGCTGTCGATGTTCGTGGTTGCCATTGCGCCCGGCGACTCGTAGTCTATGCCAACCGCGCGCCCGGAAGCGCCGGAACCGCTGACGGTGCCGCTGATCCCGGCCGAGTAGGAGGACGAAAAAGCACCGTGGTTGGTAATAAGTGTTGGGTCTGCACGGTTCAGGCCCGCGTAAGCAACGTATGCATGGCTGCCTGTTTCGACTATCACCTGATAAGGAAAGATGACGTTGCTAACGGCAAAGGTGCCGTTTGCGTTGCTGGTGACCAGGCCGTGGCCGGGGATGAGCACCCGGAGGCCCGCCTGGGGCGCTCCCCAGGGCTCCCGGATCACGCCGCTGACGTTGGCTATGTGGGGGTTGACGGTTATCGTGGCGCTGGCGCTCTGGCCGCCGGCGCTGGCCGTCAGCGTGACCGTCTGGGTGCTTTGGACGCCGATTGGCGGCGTGTACTGGGTGCTGGCGCCGCTGGTGGTCGAGATGGTGCCCAGTTCGGGGTTGAGGCTCCAGCTGACGGTACCCCTGGCCCCGCCGGCGGTGAAGGTGGTGGGGCCGTCGCCGGCGGTGACGGAGAGCGTTTCGGGGCTGACCTTGAGCGGAGCCTGTCCGCCGCAGGCGCTGATGGCGAAAAGAAAGGCCAGCGCTACAACCCCAAAGAGGCTCAAACGGATCAAACGCACTACGGTGATTTTGTTCATAATTCTCTCCGTTCTTACCAAAGTCACTTAAGCATAGTAAATGACCGTCACAAAGCCGTCACAAGGAAATCAATGCAACATAGGAAGGCGTCAGGAGTCTATTCGGCCGCCTCCCAACTGCTAGAATGCCCCCGTGACGCCCGAGCGCTACCGCCGCCTCAGGGACGTGCTGGACAAGCGCCAGCCCGACCTGACGGTGCTGATGGAAAACGTTCACAAACCCCACAACCTCTCGGCCATCCTGCGCACCGCCGACGCGGTGGGCGTCTACGAGGCGCACGCGGTTAACCCCACCGGCGGGGTACCCACCTTCCACGACACCTCCGGAGGCAGCGAGAAATGGGTCTACCTGCGGGTACACCCGAACGTCGACGAGGCCGTCGCCCACCTGAAGGAGCGCGGCTTTACCGTCTACGCCGCCAACCTCTCGGAACGCGCCCTGGACTACCGTGAGGTCGACTACACCCTTCCGTCGGCGGTGCTCCTGGGAGCGGAGAAGTGGGGGGTTAGCCCGCGCGCCGCCGAACTGGCCGACGCCGACGTCGTCATCCCGATGATGGGCATGGTTCAGAGCCTCAACGTCTCGGTGGCTGCGGCGGTGATCCTCTTCGAGGCGCAGCGCCAGCGCCTGGCTTCAGGCCTCTACGACCGGCCCCGCCTCGACCCCCTCACCTACCGGCGCACCCTCTTCGAGTGGGCCTACCCGCGCGAGGCGGCGGTGCTGAGGCGCCAGGGCCTTCCCTATCCGGAGCTGGACGAAGAAGGGCGCATCGTTTGACGCGCCGCTCGAAAGCGGCGCGTTCCCGGTCGGAGCTCTGCTGCCTACGGCAGGTTCACGGCGCGTTCCTCGCTGCCGATCAAGAACCCGCTTTCGCTAACCGGGGAGCCGAAGTAGGCATATAACAGCAAGACCGCGGGTGAAACCCTACCGGGAGAGGCCAACGCGTCGACCTCCCCCTATACGATCCTGTCCAGGCGGAAGGTAACCACACTCCATGAGTAGGGGTTCGAGCCGTAGCTCACACCGAAGGGGCTGAGGTCCACCAGCGTGGTTTCCCTGCCCGCGGTGTACACCCGAACGTCGAGGTCGCCGGAAAAATAGACGAGCGAGAGGGCGCCGCTTGGAGCATTCCAGCGGAAGGTGGCGTCCGCGGCCACGCCGGCCCCATCGGGAGGATCGAGCAGTTCCACCGGGTAGCGCAGCGTCAGGGTGTGAGCCGTCGTCGAGCTGGGCACGCTTTGCCAGCGCACGCTAAAGACGTTTGCCCCTCGGCTCGCCGCAGCGGCGAGCACCATCTGCGCCGCGTCCAGGTCGGGGCTGCGGACGGTGTACCCATCGCTGGAGGGGGACCCGTCCCGGTACGTAACAAGCGGTCTGGCGTACTCCAGAGCGCCCGCGAAGCGCGCGCCCGCGAGCTGATAGGCGCGGTCGAGCCCGGAGGGGACCTCGACGGTGACGTCGAGGTCGTGGGTGCCGGGGACGGGTGCGAGATCGAGGTCCACGTTCGAAATAGACCCTCCTGC
This genomic stretch from Oceanithermus desulfurans harbors:
- a CDS encoding sugar ABC transporter ATP-binding protein, giving the protein METTAPLLELHHVAKRFGGIQALSGIDFDVRRGEVHALVGENGAGKSTMMKILAGVIPDYEGEMVWQGRPVRLRNPRHALDLGIAMIHQELSVMPELTVAENIFLGRQPLRGGVVDWPRIFREAEAILAELGFAHVNVREPLERYPLGVHQLTEIARALTSGAELIIMDEPTSALSPMETRHLLELTRNLARSGKAVVYISHFLEEVTWVADRVTVLRDGRKIATLEAGTTDKQELVRLMLGKEAAFFEESYMGGRTVVDRHAASQPVLVVEGLTRPRTFTDVHLQLHPGEILGLYGLIGSGHFELGEAVYGLLKPTAGRILLEGRPVGVGPRRAIDRGVAYVPPSRRTGLFLEKPIYQNVTLPWLAQISGLVPQIPREVAVTDEVIRRVGVRPPDPLKEVVFLSGGNQQKVAIARWLVEPPKVFVVSEPTRGMDVGAKEEVMKILRELSQAGVGVLLISSEPETVLAASERILVMAKGRIVREFVGETVTKEQLLHAAAGELAEAR
- a CDS encoding sugar ABC transporter substrate-binding protein encodes the protein MGKPDLSRRKFMIQSALASMGIVAGPAFLQTVRAAEGKNRPLKAAFSNAGLQATWCAQGKDTVEQWGEWLGVEIHWYDGQLDVAKQRAAVDAMAAKDWDFVAIQSLSIGSLVEPVQKMIDKGIPVIAMDTMLAPWGKIKQHTFIAPDNVWMAEQVTQALVDAIGGKGNIVMTQGSLGHTGAQGRAQGFYNVVKRYPDIKVIDESPADWDVAKVAQLWENLLNRYKKIDAAFFHNDDMALAAYHVIKNAGRENEIVLGGIDGMPPAVQAVLDGKLHATARNSSARIHWGALVAGYYAAMQKEMPGKDIPEFILADGPAILPPSKEKTDKPWLLKGYGIGAGPGLLWQEKHFLA
- a CDS encoding MurR/RpiR family transcriptional regulator; amino-acid sequence: MATNARVLSRINSFYDKLSPSERRVADYVREHPEQVIHMPLAKLAQQAGVSDPSVLRFCRAIGYRGYLDFKVALTQDLASPVQFIHETVNPSDGPREIAQKVFAAANRALLETLQSLDVAGIERVVDLIDGAKRTLIIGVGTSAPIAQTFYNRLFRLGLPVWIQTDSYLQLMHAALLGPDDVVVGISQTGASTDPVLTLEEAKKHGAATVAITGSLSSPITQQADVTLYSSYHELRPEAASSRIAQIAIVETIYVALSMRRLKTADSDERRIWEALSRKTL
- a CDS encoding DNA/RNA nuclease SfsA translates to MELDVRFPASLEARLIRRENRFVVRAVAGGKELRLHLPNTGRLVWLKPETPLRYLSRSGGRTQGRVLLARDGAVWALLDSAYAEAGLPRLLARWGWGFLAAQPRVEGSRLDALVRDAAGRERWLELKSVTHVEAGTACFPDAPSARALRHLRLLARHRGALVFAVLRADAARFAPCPVDPAFAGALCRALEAGLWARAVRARVEPAGLVWDAELPLYCGA
- a CDS encoding ATP phosphoribosyltransferase regulatory subunit; its protein translation is MIPEGTRYYLPPEAQARLQLTQRWRELFAAWGYAPVELPALEIYDAAHPLAERAFKLVDKSGRVLALRSEFTTALVRMARSQLESAGPHRLQYAGRLWLRDSEVGLGRLREFAQVGVEVFGASSPRIDAELLALAAEALAAAGLEGARIEVGLPAFVADLLDATGLEQERVRKLHTAIDRKNTPELAERLERYGVRGALAEALLALPDLFGGREVLAAARRHAVSERARIDLDWLEEVLALLPAGLEPLFDLGMARAYDYYSGIHFRAYTPDFGLPLLGGGRYDGAGVPFAAGFALGLERVLEAAGLPAAAPVPDALALDAATARALRAQGLAVELAWTGDLDELRAYARRRGIPRIAGPEGEVAP
- the hisG gene encoding ATP phosphoribosyltransferase, translated to MTLSGFDWVVALPKGRMMADAYRIFERAGYPLPAAAGERELWHAGEGVAVLELRGGDVPTYVDLGIADVGVAGRDVLLEAGRELYEPVDLGFGACRLSLIRRPGDEGPVRRVASKYPRFTQAWLRSRGLVADVVKLSGNVELAVLTGLADAVVDVVQTGSTIRAAGLVEVEVLARSSARLVVNKSALKLKRAVLRPLIEELRRATRKPEG
- the trmH gene encoding tRNA (guanosine(18)-2'-O)-methyltransferase TrmH, encoding MTPERYRRLRDVLDKRQPDLTVLMENVHKPHNLSAILRTADAVGVYEAHAVNPTGGVPTFHDTSGGSEKWVYLRVHPNVDEAVAHLKERGFTVYAANLSERALDYREVDYTLPSAVLLGAEKWGVSPRAAELADADVVIPMMGMVQSLNVSVAAAVILFEAQRQRLASGLYDRPRLDPLTYRRTLFEWAYPREAAVLRRQGLPYPELDEEGRIV
- a CDS encoding carboxypeptidase-like regulatory domain-containing protein, whose amino-acid sequence is MRKSNLVALVAIALLLAACGGPKTTTTQIWGTVTDASGLPAPGIRVLLPGKSIVTTDVNGRFSFDGVTVPYTLIVERESHKFVVYQGIQRTDPQVFTENTSGIYSTGLQGTVANTTAGNTLGLQLASAHAIGSESMESSAIGTETSYSFPAFLLQPVTRGTLHALEWSQDASHNAQDFSGYGVYGDVDLAAGGSISNVDLDLAPVPGTHDLDVTVEVPSGLDRAYQLAGARFAGALEYARPLVTYRDGSPSSDGYTVRSPDLDAAQMVLAAAASRGANVFSVRWQSVPSSTTAHTLTLRYPVELLDPPDGAGVAADATFRWNAPSGALSLVYFSGDLDVRVYTAGRETTLVDLSPFGVSYGSNPYSWSVVTFRLDRIV